A window of the Euzebya pacifica genome harbors these coding sequences:
- the sigJ gene encoding RNA polymerase sigma factor SigJ, which produces MDDDVVRTWAGERPRLLGLAYRLTGSRADAEDLVQEAFGRLAVAEGVAQPAAWLTTVTTRLAIDHLRLSRVQREVYVGPWLPEPVEEGFADPGDDLELAESVSLALLRVMESMTPVERAAFVLHDVFGYSHREVADMLDRSHSAIRQAAARGRRRVREQRPPFEPDRARRQDVAERFLEAARGADLDGLMAVLSPDVVFRSDGGGVVHAARKELVGADRVTKFLLALAAGRPDGTAELAWVNASPALRLSADGALVSVMALQVGPDGRIAEINAVLNPAKLGGIT; this is translated from the coding sequence ATGGATGACGACGTGGTTCGGACCTGGGCGGGGGAGCGGCCGCGGCTGCTCGGCCTGGCCTATCGGTTGACGGGGTCGCGGGCCGACGCCGAGGACCTCGTGCAGGAGGCGTTCGGCCGGTTGGCGGTGGCCGAGGGCGTGGCACAGCCGGCGGCATGGCTGACGACCGTCACCACCCGCTTGGCCATCGACCACCTGCGCCTGTCCCGCGTGCAACGGGAGGTCTACGTGGGGCCGTGGTTGCCCGAGCCGGTCGAGGAGGGGTTCGCTGATCCGGGCGACGACCTCGAGCTGGCCGAGTCGGTGTCCCTGGCCCTCCTGCGGGTCATGGAGTCGATGACACCCGTCGAACGGGCCGCGTTCGTGCTGCACGACGTGTTCGGGTACTCCCACCGGGAGGTCGCCGACATGCTCGACCGCAGCCACTCGGCCATCCGGCAGGCGGCCGCACGTGGCCGTCGTCGGGTCCGGGAACAACGCCCACCGTTCGAGCCGGACCGCGCCCGGCGTCAGGACGTGGCCGAACGGTTCCTCGAGGCGGCGCGGGGCGCAGACCTCGATGGCTTGATGGCGGTGCTCAGCCCGGACGTGGTGTTCCGCTCCGACGGCGGCGGGGTCGTCCATGCCGCACGCAAGGAGCTCGTGGGCGCCGACCGCGTCACCAAGTTCCTGCTGGCGCTGGCGGCCGGTCGCCCCGACGGCACGGCCGAGCTGGCCTGGGTCAACGCGTCCCCGGCGCTGCGGTTGTCGGCCGATGGGGCGCTGGTGTCGGTGATGGCCCTGCAGGTCGGACCGGACGGTCGGATCGCGGAGATCAACGCGGTCCTGAACCCGGCGAAGCTCGGTGGCATCACCTGA